In a single window of the Gemmatimonadota bacterium genome:
- a CDS encoding SDR family NAD(P)-dependent oxidoreductase codes for MTLRTAILGAATPLGATLVRIAADRGDRLAVVAAQPGRIPLFADLAREHPDQVVLVGDSRRTPEEVAQAVTEALGGAVDRLILAGWQEHAGPTLPDQQANITLPKLDPALVLAHVDQNAVLPLALARAFRLPLRSGVAPAILAITSWLGSFTDRTDGGHYGQAVSAAALQMAMRTLALDLEPDSIRVIIGNPGLYRTALHGPAVQPSADEVAAGLLATLEAADESVNGRMVDWRGRALAW; via the coding sequence ATGACGCTCAGGACCGCCATTCTCGGCGCTGCCACGCCGCTCGGTGCCACGCTCGTCCGGATCGCGGCCGATCGCGGCGATCGCCTCGCGGTGGTCGCCGCACAGCCCGGTCGCATTCCGCTCTTCGCCGATCTCGCACGCGAGCATCCCGACCAGGTCGTGCTGGTGGGCGATTCGCGCCGCACGCCGGAGGAGGTCGCGCAGGCGGTGACCGAGGCGCTCGGCGGGGCGGTAGATCGATTGATCCTGGCCGGGTGGCAGGAGCACGCCGGGCCGACCCTTCCCGATCAGCAGGCCAACATCACGCTGCCGAAACTCGACCCGGCACTCGTGCTGGCGCACGTCGACCAGAATGCCGTGCTGCCGTTGGCGCTCGCGCGCGCCTTCCGGCTGCCGCTGCGGAGCGGCGTGGCACCGGCGATCCTCGCGATCACATCGTGGCTTGGCTCGTTCACCGATCGGACGGATGGCGGGCATTACGGCCAGGCGGTCAGCGCCGCCGCGCTGCAAATGGCGATGCGTACCCTCGCGCTCGACCTCGAGCCCGACTCGATTCGCGTCATCATTGGCAACCCGGGCCTCTACCGCACCGCGCTTCACGGACCGGCGGTGCAGCCCTCCGCCGACGAGGTCGCCGCGGGATTGCTCGCGACGCTCGAAGCGGCCGATGAGAGTGTGAATGGAAGGATGGTGGATTGGCGGGGGAGGGCGCTGGCGTGGTGA
- a CDS encoding transglycosylase SLT domain-containing protein, with translation MHRFLLTFLLATSASAQSPLSDAEAALRAGRPWRTTQLLAPLLANSTTRTPDAVILAARAAAAWQGWGTVTKLLGREPWLDARYDRLGRRLLAEAAVGEGRARDAVNHATVAAAGNSNQRSSDEQGRRLLLLARGYDRLNVLDSAAASYLEAAQRFPTLREWLALRAAATTADSTDRKRLYASVTLPGATGRVPRVEATARERSGDTAAAITAYTRLGARGTALRLRWQSARDMSAKLAVRDELLAMLAGDATTATSREALDLLDLLKPPLDRGQRLLAARRAASLGRAAQAVTHYAAAAKEGALASSDRLRFGTALGDIGRWPEAAAQFRGVTDPALAGHAAYYGARALLRSNDRNATPALERTIRNFPRDTLAASNALYLLGDLALDRGAIDSARTLFRRLVTRYPSSAQYTRSLILASLIAIEAGDPATAVHDLEIGLAERNPTGVNGDALRYWRGRALLLAGDANGGKAALRELLDRGPESYYAVRAAARLDTLPWEAPTHDPAPVDSAMRAAFERAALLDTLAMGAEAGFELDRLAANASGADGLLRAAEAFAEYGYAQRAAQLASRALAAGAPRDGTLWQLIYPLPYETRLRETAMSERVDPLLAASVIRQESGFEPRATSGAGARGLMQMMPANGPSLGRALGFPEFDAALLWVPDVNLAFGMRHFAGALGRYPEPERALAAYNAGGTRVDRWSQATLRGMIARDQLRAPIADAEIFVERIPYDETRGYVRAVVRNLAMYRMIYGR, from the coding sequence ATGCATCGCTTCCTGCTGACGTTTCTGCTCGCAACCTCCGCCTCCGCGCAGTCACCACTGAGTGATGCGGAGGCGGCGTTGCGCGCGGGCCGGCCCTGGCGGACAACGCAGCTGCTCGCTCCGCTGCTGGCCAATTCAACGACGCGAACGCCCGATGCGGTGATTCTCGCCGCCCGGGCGGCGGCCGCGTGGCAGGGCTGGGGCACCGTCACCAAACTGCTGGGGCGTGAGCCATGGCTCGATGCCCGGTATGATCGACTCGGTCGACGATTGTTGGCCGAGGCCGCAGTTGGCGAGGGTCGGGCGCGCGACGCGGTGAACCACGCGACCGTCGCAGCCGCCGGCAACTCCAACCAGCGATCCAGCGACGAGCAGGGGCGACGACTCCTCCTCCTTGCGCGCGGCTATGATCGATTGAACGTCCTCGATTCGGCCGCGGCGAGCTACCTCGAGGCGGCGCAACGGTTCCCCACGCTGCGCGAGTGGCTGGCGTTGCGTGCCGCGGCGACGACGGCCGACTCGACCGATCGCAAGCGGCTCTACGCCTCGGTCACATTGCCAGGCGCCACTGGACGGGTGCCACGCGTCGAGGCCACGGCACGGGAACGCAGCGGCGACACCGCGGCGGCGATCACGGCCTACACCAGGCTCGGCGCGCGCGGCACCGCACTGCGACTTCGCTGGCAGAGCGCCCGCGATATGTCCGCGAAGCTCGCCGTGCGCGACGAACTGCTCGCGATGTTGGCCGGCGATGCCACCACGGCGACCAGCCGAGAGGCGCTCGATCTCCTCGATCTCCTGAAGCCACCGCTCGATCGCGGTCAGCGACTGCTTGCCGCCCGGCGCGCGGCGTCGCTCGGCCGGGCCGCACAGGCGGTGACGCATTATGCGGCGGCGGCCAAGGAAGGTGCGCTCGCCTCGTCAGATCGCCTCCGTTTCGGTACCGCCCTGGGCGACATCGGACGCTGGCCCGAGGCCGCCGCGCAGTTTCGAGGCGTCACCGATCCGGCGCTGGCGGGCCACGCCGCCTACTACGGCGCCCGTGCGCTGCTTCGCAGCAACGACCGCAATGCCACACCGGCGCTCGAGCGTACCATTCGCAACTTTCCGCGCGACACCCTCGCGGCAAGCAACGCCCTCTACCTGCTCGGCGACCTCGCACTTGATCGCGGTGCGATCGACTCGGCCCGGACCCTCTTCCGGCGGTTGGTCACGCGCTATCCATCGAGTGCGCAGTACACCCGCTCACTCATCCTGGCCTCGCTGATCGCGATCGAAGCCGGCGATCCGGCCACCGCCGTGCACGATCTCGAGATCGGCCTCGCCGAGCGGAACCCGACCGGCGTCAACGGCGACGCGCTGCGGTACTGGCGCGGCCGCGCGCTGCTGCTGGCGGGTGATGCGAATGGCGGCAAGGCGGCCCTGCGCGAGCTGCTCGATCGCGGCCCAGAGAGTTACTACGCGGTTCGTGCGGCGGCCCGGCTCGACACGCTCCCCTGGGAGGCGCCAACGCACGACCCGGCACCGGTGGACTCGGCGATGCGCGCCGCCTTCGAACGCGCGGCGCTGCTGGACACCCTCGCCATGGGTGCCGAGGCGGGCTTCGAACTCGATCGGCTCGCCGCGAACGCGAGCGGCGCGGACGGGCTGCTGCGCGCGGCCGAAGCATTTGCCGAGTATGGCTATGCGCAGCGCGCCGCGCAGCTCGCCTCGCGTGCACTCGCCGCCGGTGCCCCGCGTGACGGCACGCTCTGGCAACTCATCTATCCGCTCCCGTACGAGACACGGCTCCGCGAAACCGCGATGAGCGAGCGGGTCGACCCGCTGCTGGCGGCGTCGGTGATCAGGCAGGAGAGCGGCTTCGAGCCCCGCGCCACCTCTGGCGCGGGCGCGCGCGGCCTGATGCAGATGATGCCCGCCAATGGGCCGTCCCTTGGCCGCGCGCTCGGCTTTCCGGAGTTCGATGCCGCCCTGCTCTGGGTGCCCGACGTGAATCTCGCCTTCGGGATGCGCCACTTTGCCGGGGCACTCGGCCGCTACCCCGAACCGGAGCGCGCGCTCGCCGCCTACAACGCGGGTGGCACGCGCGTCGATCGTTGGAGCCAGGCGACCCTGCGCGGCATGATCGCGAGAGACCAGCTTCGCGCACCGATTGCCGACGCCGAGATCTTTGTCGAACGGATTCCCTACGACGAGACGCGCGGGTATGTGCGGGCGGTGGTGAGGAATCTGGCGATGTATCGGATGATTTATGGGAGGTGA
- a CDS encoding HEAT repeat domain-containing protein, giving the protein MRLRTLFALLVVPVAAAAQVATAPVTPRTPAPIMTTVPSAPFGSYSRLAPSISLDPISSVYSLDHFGDAQLHYTDALDRYALSVDRFSSAFDGFTAINGSVFGHQPPSAWAHDDPADSLYRLARETLNRGDYRRAASLFGDITKRFPTSVYSRDVPYWQSFALYRIGGTTELQEALGILERWRAAQPAPEAPKGGAAASSPGATFRNGTTVLTPRDAEATKLFTTSGNGITWASSGNRPDGDALAARIAGVLSSRGMSNDPLVKRALTARGADACDQEEQAVRSEALNALLQSDPETARSVATRTLARKDDCSVPLRRTALFVLAGKKDPAATSTLISVARNDPSTSMRLQAIDWLGSMPGDDAVATLEELTRSSDASVQRAAARALAANPSPRARTAVRAVIERNDADESLRVSLVEALSGERTSADDAAWLRAVYAKTTSARVQSRIASAIARVGGEANVQWLTALARNEDEPLDSRLAAMRSISSTADVATLIRLYDAATHQRIRGTLISALGDRKESAALDKLIDIARTGTDPSARRQAISELSSSKDPRATKLLLELVDK; this is encoded by the coding sequence ATGCGCCTTCGTACCCTCTTCGCGCTGCTCGTCGTCCCGGTGGCGGCGGCGGCCCAGGTGGCCACCGCACCGGTCACCCCGCGGACTCCCGCGCCGATCATGACGACTGTGCCGTCCGCGCCCTTCGGATCGTACTCCCGGCTTGCGCCGAGCATCAGCCTCGACCCGATCAGCTCGGTCTACAGCCTCGATCACTTCGGCGACGCGCAACTCCACTACACCGACGCGCTGGATCGGTATGCCCTCAGCGTCGATCGGTTCAGCTCGGCGTTCGACGGGTTCACGGCGATCAATGGCTCGGTGTTCGGCCACCAGCCGCCGTCGGCGTGGGCCCACGACGACCCGGCCGACTCGCTGTACCGCTTGGCGCGCGAGACGCTGAACCGCGGCGACTATCGCCGGGCCGCGTCGCTCTTTGGTGACATCACCAAGCGCTTCCCGACCTCGGTCTATTCGCGCGACGTCCCCTACTGGCAATCGTTCGCGCTCTACCGCATCGGCGGCACAACGGAACTGCAGGAAGCGCTCGGCATTCTCGAACGGTGGCGCGCGGCCCAGCCCGCCCCGGAGGCGCCGAAGGGCGGCGCGGCCGCGAGCTCGCCGGGTGCGACTTTCCGCAATGGCACCACGGTCCTGACGCCCCGTGATGCCGAAGCCACCAAGCTCTTCACCACCAGCGGCAACGGCATCACCTGGGCCAGCAGTGGCAACCGTCCCGATGGGGACGCGCTGGCCGCCCGGATTGCCGGCGTCCTCTCGTCGCGTGGCATGTCCAACGACCCGCTGGTGAAGCGCGCGCTCACGGCCCGCGGCGCCGACGCCTGCGATCAGGAAGAGCAGGCCGTGCGCAGCGAGGCGCTGAACGCGCTCCTCCAGAGCGACCCGGAAACGGCGCGCAGCGTGGCCACGCGGACCCTGGCGCGGAAGGACGACTGCTCGGTGCCGCTCCGACGGACGGCGCTCTTCGTGCTGGCCGGCAAGAAGGACCCGGCCGCCACCAGCACGCTCATCAGCGTGGCCCGGAATGATCCGTCGACTTCGATGCGGCTGCAGGCGATTGACTGGCTCGGCTCGATGCCCGGCGACGACGCCGTTGCGACGCTCGAGGAGCTGACCCGCAGCAGCGACGCCTCGGTGCAGCGCGCCGCGGCCCGCGCGCTCGCGGCCAACCCGTCGCCGCGTGCCAGAACTGCCGTGCGTGCCGTGATCGAACGGAATGACGCCGATGAGTCGCTGCGCGTCTCGCTGGTCGAGGCGCTCTCCGGCGAGCGGACGAGCGCCGATGACGCCGCCTGGTTGCGCGCCGTCTATGCCAAGACCACCTCGGCACGGGTGCAATCGCGCATTGCCTCGGCAATCGCCCGCGTCGGCGGCGAGGCGAATGTCCAGTGGCTCACCGCCCTGGCCCGCAACGAGGACGAGCCGCTCGATTCGCGGCTCGCCGCCATGCGCAGCATCAGCAGCACGGCCGACGTGGCCACGCTGATCCGCCTCTACGATGCCGCCACCCATCAGCGCATCCGCGGTACGTTGATCAGCGCCCTTGGCGACCGGAAGGAATCGGCGGCGCTCGACAAACTGATCGACATTGCCCGGACCGGCACGGACCCGAGTGCCCGCCGCCAGGCCATCTCCGAGCTGTCGAGCAGCAAGGATCCGCGCGCCACCAAGCTGCTGCTCGAGTTGGTGGACAAGTGA
- a CDS encoding RNA polymerase sigma factor, with protein MTDALHAAPAPGTGEEERWLVAQAVSGDREAARRLYEAHVNRVYRLAYRIAGDRHLASELTQDVFVQLFRVIGQFRGESSFATWLHKVATTTCLNAMRRVKRFRQREYDLEEYHQLPAMDGGLSPDLHDALTSAIDALPPNLRIALIMYTMEGYTHAEIGSALGIAEGTSKARVSEARARLRAMLAPHLEDRR; from the coding sequence ATGACTGACGCACTGCATGCCGCCCCGGCGCCGGGGACCGGCGAGGAGGAGCGGTGGCTGGTGGCCCAGGCAGTTTCGGGCGACCGGGAGGCGGCGCGTCGCCTGTACGAGGCGCACGTGAACCGGGTCTATCGTCTCGCGTACCGGATTGCCGGCGACCGGCATCTGGCCAGCGAGCTCACCCAGGATGTCTTCGTCCAGCTCTTCCGGGTGATCGGGCAGTTCCGCGGTGAGTCATCGTTTGCCACCTGGCTGCACAAGGTGGCCACCACGACCTGCCTGAATGCGATGCGGCGGGTGAAGCGGTTCCGGCAGCGGGAGTACGACCTCGAGGAGTACCACCAGCTACCGGCGATGGACGGCGGCCTCAGTCCGGACCTGCACGATGCGCTGACGAGTGCCATCGATGCGCTGCCGCCGAACCTGCGGATCGCACTGATCATGTACACGATGGAAGGCTACACCCACGCCGAGATCGGCTCGGCGCTGGGGATTGCGGAAGGCACCAGCAAGGCCAGGGTCTCAGAGGCCCGGGCACGACTGCGGGCGATGCTGGCCCCGCATTTGGAGGACCGACGATGA
- a CDS encoding 6-bladed beta-propeller: MLILVCSLGALMMPPRLPPVDTVRARVVATIGEDAPRTPFMLGEVSGLAFDASARLYVADFQDPRVVIFDSTGRHLGTIGRKGEGPGEFTAPTGPVIAADGSLYVRNMSRVQHFVKDPRSGLPTKYDRQFDGPLYAPWRSKLPSQVDAQGRFHFPLEATPSADMRTRYAYQRYRLDGSALDSLGVPVHPTLRASWASVQTAPGSGRMVPGLNVVPFHPSPVWAVSTTGTILSSPGDRYLIAETDVAGRVVRQITRPDTPHAIPAAERAESTRALSRRIDTLKVPLSQVNGASEEVRARRLPLVYPTIVGLVAAPDGALWVRRWAAPTSVAATVFDVFGADGRYRETVRLPMRCAPQPSVIVRGALVACVVLDPASGAEQVVVFSSRRA; this comes from the coding sequence ATGCTCATCCTCGTCTGTTCGCTTGGCGCCTTGATGATGCCGCCTCGGCTGCCCCCCGTCGATACGGTGCGGGCCCGGGTGGTGGCGACGATCGGCGAGGATGCCCCGCGGACGCCCTTCATGTTGGGAGAGGTCAGCGGTCTTGCCTTTGATGCCTCGGCACGGCTCTACGTCGCGGACTTTCAGGATCCGCGCGTGGTCATCTTCGACTCGACCGGGCGCCATCTGGGCACGATCGGACGGAAGGGAGAGGGGCCGGGCGAGTTCACCGCGCCGACCGGGCCGGTCATCGCCGCGGATGGCAGCCTGTACGTGCGGAACATGAGCCGTGTGCAGCACTTCGTGAAAGATCCCAGGAGTGGGCTTCCCACCAAGTACGATCGTCAATTCGACGGGCCGCTCTACGCGCCGTGGCGCTCGAAGCTCCCCTCGCAGGTCGATGCGCAGGGGCGATTCCACTTTCCGCTCGAGGCGACCCCATCGGCCGACATGCGGACACGATACGCCTATCAGCGCTACCGGCTCGACGGCTCGGCCCTCGATTCGCTCGGGGTGCCGGTGCATCCCACGCTTCGGGCGAGCTGGGCCTCCGTGCAGACGGCGCCCGGTTCCGGGCGGATGGTGCCCGGCCTCAATGTCGTCCCCTTCCATCCGAGTCCGGTCTGGGCCGTCTCGACCACCGGCACCATCCTGAGCAGTCCCGGGGATCGCTACCTGATCGCCGAGACCGACGTCGCGGGGCGCGTGGTGCGGCAGATCACCCGTCCGGACACGCCGCACGCGATTCCGGCTGCGGAGCGGGCCGAGAGCACGCGAGCCCTCTCCCGGCGGATCGACACGTTGAAGGTGCCGCTCAGTCAGGTGAACGGGGCCAGCGAGGAAGTGCGCGCGCGCCGCCTGCCGCTGGTCTATCCGACGATCGTCGGGCTGGTGGCGGCGCCGGACGGCGCGCTCTGGGTGCGGCGGTGGGCGGCGCCGACCAGTGTGGCAGCGACGGTGTTCGATGTCTTCGGGGCCGACGGCCGCTACCGCGAGACGGTGCGGCTCCCGATGCGATGCGCCCCGCAGCCGAGTGTGATCGTCCGCGGGGCGCTGGTCGCGTGCGTGGTGCTCGACCCCGCGAGCGGGGCCGAGCAGGTGGTGGTCTTCAGCTCTCGGCGGGCTTGA
- a CDS encoding dicarboxylate/amino acid:cation symporter: MFAALRKIPLTWWIGISMVVGILIGYLDNAVWTSVSLTPYLQPFSSIFIKMIKSIVVPLIFGSLVVGIAGHGDDLKQVGRLALRSIIYFEIATTAALFIGLGAVNLIRPGDGVQLTASAEQGAKLAETKTTFAGVLDHTVPASFFKAAADNEVLQIVFFSLLFGIGLAQVKGKAKETMLAFCESLTEVMFKFTGIVMLFAPIGIAAAIAVTIGNSGLGVLGNLAALVLTLAGALIVFVLVILLPIALIAKVPLRLFWKYVKQPYLIAFSTASSEAALPLAMENLEKMGVPKRIVAFVLPTGYSFNLDGSTLYLAVASVFVSQAAGIELTLGTQLLMMLTLMLTSKGVAAVPRASLVILSGTLTSFGLPLEGVAVILGVDAIMDMMRTSVNLLGNCLASVVMARWEGEFKPAES, from the coding sequence ATGTTCGCTGCCCTGCGCAAGATCCCCCTCACCTGGTGGATCGGCATCTCGATGGTCGTCGGAATCCTGATCGGCTACCTCGACAATGCGGTGTGGACGAGCGTGTCGTTGACGCCCTACCTGCAGCCGTTCTCGTCGATCTTCATCAAGATGATCAAGTCGATCGTCGTGCCGCTGATCTTCGGCTCGCTGGTCGTGGGGATCGCGGGCCACGGCGATGACCTGAAGCAGGTCGGCCGCCTGGCGCTCCGCAGCATCATCTACTTCGAGATCGCCACGACCGCGGCGCTCTTCATCGGCCTCGGCGCCGTCAACCTCATTCGGCCCGGCGACGGCGTGCAGCTGACGGCCAGCGCGGAGCAGGGCGCCAAGCTCGCGGAGACGAAGACCACCTTCGCCGGCGTCCTCGACCACACCGTCCCGGCCTCCTTCTTCAAGGCCGCCGCCGACAACGAGGTGCTGCAGATCGTCTTCTTCTCGTTGCTCTTCGGGATCGGGCTGGCGCAGGTCAAGGGGAAGGCCAAGGAGACGATGCTGGCGTTCTGCGAGTCGCTCACCGAGGTGATGTTCAAGTTCACCGGCATCGTGATGCTCTTCGCGCCGATCGGCATCGCCGCGGCGATTGCCGTCACCATCGGCAACAGCGGCCTCGGCGTCCTCGGCAACCTCGCGGCGCTGGTGCTCACGCTGGCCGGTGCCCTGATCGTCTTCGTGCTGGTGATCCTGCTGCCGATCGCGCTGATCGCGAAGGTGCCGCTGCGTCTCTTCTGGAAGTACGTCAAGCAGCCGTACCTGATCGCCTTCTCCACCGCCTCCTCGGAAGCGGCGCTGCCGCTGGCGATGGAGAATCTCGAGAAGATGGGCGTGCCGAAGCGGATCGTCGCCTTCGTGCTGCCCACCGGCTACTCGTTCAACCTCGACGGGTCGACGCTCTACCTCGCGGTCGCGTCGGTGTTCGTGTCCCAGGCCGCCGGCATCGAGCTCACGCTCGGCACCCAGCTGCTGATGATGCTGACGCTGATGCTCACGTCGAAGGGCGTGGCCGCGGTGCCGCGCGCCTCGCTGGTGATCCTCTCGGGCACGCTGACGTCCTTCGGCCTCCCGCTCGAGGGCGTCGCGGTGATCCTCGGCGTCGATGCGATCATGGACATGATGCGGACGTCGGTGAACCTGCTCGGCAACTGCCTCGCGTCGGTGGTCATGGCGCGCTGGGAAGGGGAGTTCAAGCCCGCCGAGAGCTGA
- the tal gene encoding transaldolase yields the protein MTHPLVRLGALGQSPWYDFITRDLVRSGELARLIREDGLLGMTSNPTIFEKAITGSSDYDADISVLAARGATAAEIVESLMVADVQAACDVFRPVYDASGHGDGTVSLEVAPTLAHDTEGTIVQAERLWARVDRPNAMIKIPGTREGLPAITHCLAKGININVTLLFSVVRYREVVDAFCRGLEQRAAAGLPIDTIHSVASFFVSRVDGQANAAIAKAGAAGAGLKDQVAIANAVAAYAAFGETLLTPRWQALAAKGAKAQRTLWASTSTKDPSLSDVLYVEALIAPDTVNTLPPETFRAYADHGDPHVRITPAAEAEAARTLIAYDALGVGSLAERTAFLEADGVAKFAESWQQLLDRVEQKAGTLSDRPVAG from the coding sequence GTGACCCATCCCCTCGTTCGGCTCGGCGCCCTCGGGCAGAGTCCGTGGTACGACTTCATCACGCGCGACCTCGTCCGCTCCGGTGAACTTGCCCGGTTGATTCGCGAGGACGGACTCCTCGGCATGACCTCCAACCCGACGATCTTCGAGAAGGCGATCACGGGGAGCAGTGACTACGACGCCGACATCAGCGTGCTCGCGGCGCGCGGCGCGACCGCGGCGGAGATCGTCGAGTCGCTGATGGTCGCCGACGTGCAGGCGGCGTGCGACGTCTTCCGGCCGGTCTACGATGCCAGCGGCCACGGCGACGGCACCGTCTCGCTCGAGGTGGCGCCGACGCTCGCGCACGACACCGAAGGGACGATCGTGCAGGCGGAGCGCCTCTGGGCGCGCGTCGATCGACCGAATGCGATGATCAAGATCCCCGGCACGCGCGAGGGCTTGCCGGCGATCACGCACTGCCTCGCCAAGGGGATCAACATCAACGTGACGCTGCTCTTCTCGGTGGTGCGCTACCGCGAGGTCGTCGATGCCTTCTGCCGCGGCCTCGAGCAGCGCGCGGCGGCCGGATTGCCGATCGACACCATCCACTCGGTGGCGTCGTTCTTCGTCAGCCGCGTCGACGGCCAGGCCAACGCCGCGATCGCCAAGGCCGGCGCTGCCGGCGCCGGGCTCAAGGACCAGGTCGCGATCGCCAACGCCGTCGCCGCCTATGCGGCCTTCGGCGAGACGCTGCTCACCCCGCGCTGGCAGGCGCTCGCCGCCAAGGGCGCCAAGGCGCAGCGGACCCTGTGGGCCTCGACCAGCACCAAGGATCCGTCGTTGTCGGACGTCCTCTATGTCGAGGCGCTGATCGCCCCGGACACCGTGAACACGCTGCCGCCAGAGACGTTCCGCGCCTACGCCGACCACGGCGATCCGCACGTGCGGATCACGCCGGCGGCCGAGGCGGAGGCGGCCCGCACGCTGATCGCGTATGATGCGCTCGGTGTCGGATCGCTCGCGGAGCGCACCGCGTTCCTCGAAGCCGATGGTGTGGCGAAGTTTGCCGAGAGTTGGCAGCAGTTGCTGGACCGCGTCGAACAGAAGGCCGGTACGCTCTCCGACCGACCTGTGGCCGGCTGA
- the tkt gene encoding transketolase, translating to MDAVQQANSGHPGTPMALAPVAYVLYRRHLKHAPHAPEWADRDRFVLSCGHASMLLYGALHLSGYDLPLEEIKRFRQWGSKTPGHPERGHTVGVETTTGPLGQGIGNGVGMAIAERMLREQYGAELCDHRTWVLCSDGDLMEGVASEAASLAGHLKLDRLTVIWDDNKITIDGRTDLCFSEDVGARFAAYGWHVLHVRDGNDLDDIDTALTQAAAHADAPTLIVLRTIIGDPAPTKRDSSKAHGEPLGADEITRTKALLDWPTEPFHVAPEAYAEMAPLAERGRELVQAWEGRMAASPKAAAYRAQLAGTLPDDWASHLPDLSDESVASRQASQKALAALAPVIPGLAGGSADLGGSNGTNITFGDVFSATSTGPRFHWGIREHGMAATLNGMACHGGVRPYGATFLVFADYCKPSIRLAGLMGLPVIYIFTHDSIGVGEDGPTHQPIEHLAMLRGIPNLVTLRPADAAETVAAWRTAIGRSTGPTALILTRQKLPALVRRADMSADTARGGYILHEPATAPVAIILSTGSEVNVAMAAAATLEAEGTPTRVVSMPSWELFAAQDPAWKERVLPRAITARVSIEAGLTFGWSRWVGDRGRSLGLDHFGASAPGERLFQEFGFTPAHVVAAVRSILTASTS from the coding sequence ATGGATGCCGTACAGCAGGCCAACTCGGGGCACCCCGGGACGCCGATGGCGCTCGCCCCGGTGGCGTACGTCCTGTACCGCCGTCACCTGAAGCACGCCCCGCACGCCCCGGAGTGGGCCGACCGCGATCGCTTCGTCCTCTCCTGCGGGCACGCGTCGATGTTGCTCTACGGCGCGCTGCACCTCAGCGGCTACGACCTGCCGCTGGAGGAGATCAAGCGCTTCCGGCAGTGGGGCTCGAAGACGCCGGGTCACCCGGAGCGCGGGCACACCGTCGGGGTCGAGACCACCACCGGCCCGCTGGGCCAGGGGATCGGCAACGGCGTCGGGATGGCGATTGCGGAGCGGATGCTGCGCGAGCAGTACGGCGCGGAACTCTGCGATCACCGCACCTGGGTGCTCTGCTCCGACGGCGACCTGATGGAAGGCGTGGCGAGCGAGGCAGCGTCGCTGGCGGGCCACCTCAAGCTCGACCGCCTCACGGTCATCTGGGACGACAACAAGATCACCATCGACGGGCGCACGGACCTCTGCTTCTCGGAAGATGTCGGCGCCCGTTTCGCTGCCTATGGCTGGCACGTGCTCCACGTCCGCGATGGCAACGACCTCGACGACATCGACACGGCCCTGACCCAGGCCGCCGCCCATGCCGATGCGCCGACGCTGATCGTGTTGCGCACGATCATCGGCGACCCGGCCCCGACCAAGCGCGATTCGTCCAAGGCCCACGGCGAGCCGCTCGGCGCCGACGAGATCACCCGCACCAAGGCGCTCCTCGATTGGCCGACCGAGCCCTTCCATGTCGCGCCCGAGGCGTACGCGGAGATGGCACCGCTCGCCGAGCGCGGCCGCGAGCTGGTGCAGGCGTGGGAAGGGCGCATGGCAGCGAGCCCGAAGGCCGCCGCCTACCGCGCACAGCTCGCCGGCACGCTCCCCGATGATTGGGCGAGCCACCTTCCCGACCTGAGCGACGAGTCGGTCGCCTCGCGGCAGGCCTCGCAGAAGGCCCTCGCGGCACTGGCACCCGTGATTCCCGGTTTGGCCGGCGGCTCGGCCGACCTCGGTGGCAGCAACGGCACCAACATCACGTTCGGCGATGTCTTCTCCGCCACGAGCACCGGCCCGCGCTTCCACTGGGGCATCCGCGAGCACGGGATGGCGGCCACGCTGAACGGGATGGCATGCCACGGTGGCGTGCGGCCCTACGGCGCGACCTTCCTGGTCTTCGCCGACTACTGCAAGCCATCGATCCGACTCGCCGGCCTGATGGGTCTGCCGGTGATCTACATCTTCACGCACGATTCGATCGGCGTCGGGGAAGATGGTCCGACGCACCAGCCGATCGAGCACCTTGCGATGCTTCGCGGCATCCCGAACCTGGTGACGCTGCGCCCCGCCGACGCCGCCGAGACGGTGGCGGCGTGGCGGACGGCGATCGGCCGCAGCACCGGCCCGACGGCGCTGATCCTCACCCGACAGAAGCTCCCGGCGCTCGTGCGGCGCGCCGACATGTCGGCCGACACGGCGCGCGGCGGGTACATCCTGCATGAACCGGCGACCGCCCCCGTGGCGATCATTCTGTCGACGGGGTCCGAGGTGAACGTCGCGATGGCGGCGGCCGCGACCCTCGAGGCCGAGGGGACGCCGACGCGGGTCGTGTCGATGCCGTCGTGGGAACTCTTCGCGGCGCAGGACCCGGCGTGGAAGGAGCGCGTGCTGCCGAGGGCGATCACGGCACGGGTGTCGATCGAGGCGGGACTCACCTTCGGCTGGTCCCGCTGGGTCGGCGACCGCGGTCGCTCCCTCGGGCTCGATCACTTCGGCGCGTCCGCCCCGGGCGAACGCCTCTTCCAGGAATTCGGCTTCACGCCGGCGCATGTCGTCGCCGCCGTCCGTTCCATTCTCACCGCGAGCACGTCGTGA